A portion of the Marinihelvus fidelis genome contains these proteins:
- a CDS encoding GTP-binding protein, with amino-acid sequence MSKEKFERNKPHVNVGTIGHVDHGKTTLTAALTKVCA; translated from the coding sequence ATGTCCAAGGAAAAATTCGAACGTAACAAGCCCCACGTGAACGTCGGCACGATCGGTCACGTGGACCACGGCAAGACGACGCTGACGGCGGCGCTGACCAAGGTGTGCGCCG